A stretch of Gopherus evgoodei ecotype Sinaloan lineage chromosome 19, rGopEvg1_v1.p, whole genome shotgun sequence DNA encodes these proteins:
- the C1QTNF5 gene encoding complement C1q tumor necrosis factor-related protein 5: protein MAAEMKQQLFLFLGLIASSIQIEDNKIPSLCSGQPGIPGTPGIHGSQGLPGRDGRDGRDGAAGIQGEKGEIGQPGVPGPRGDSGSPGMNGLNGEKGAQGECAVAPRSAFTAKRSESRSPPLADQPIRFDVVLINEQGHYDADTGKFTCEIPGVYYFAVHATVYRSSLQFDIMKNGHSVASFFQFYGNWPKPTSLSGGALVRLEPEDEVWVQVGVGDYIGFYSSIKTDSTFTGFLVYTYWQNSAVFA, encoded by the exons atgGCAGCTGAGATGAAGCAGcaactcttcctcttcctcgggCTGATCGCCAGTTCCATCCAGATCGAGGACAACAAGATCCCGAGCCTGTGCTCTGGGCAGCCCGGAATCCCAGGCACACCCGGCATCCATGGAAGCCAGGGTCTTCCAGGCAGAGATGGACGTGACGGCCGGGACGGAGCAGCCGGGATacagggagagaagggagagatCGGGCAACCTG gAGTCCCAGGTCCCCGCGGGGACAGCGGCAGCCCCGGCATGAACGGTCTGAACGGGGAGAAGGGGGCGCAAGGGGAGTGCGCGGTGGCTCCCCGCTCAGCCTTCACCGCCAAGCGCTCGGAGTCGCGCAGCCCGCCCCTGGCGGACCAGCCCATCCGCTTTGACGTTGTGCTGATCAACGAGCAGGGCCACTATGACGCGGACACGGGCAAGTTCACCTGCGAGATCCCCGGCGTCTACTACTTCGCCGTCCACGCCACGGTGTACCGCAGCAGCCTGCAGTTTGACATCATGAAGAACGGCCATTCAGTGGCCTCCTTCTTCCAGTTCTACGGCAACTGGCCCAAGCCCACCTCGCTGTCGGGCGGCGCCCTGGTGCGCCTGGAGCCTGAGGACGAAGTGTGGGTTCAAGTCGGTGTGGGCGACTACATCGGCTTCTACTCCAGCATCAAGACGGACAGCACCTTCACCGGCTTCCTGGTGTACACCTACTGGCAGAACTCAGCCGTCTTCGCCTGA
- the MFRP gene encoding membrane frizzled-related protein: MKDFTEITLCPDRLEQSKTEFYNPIFESEGAGCAPPTPHQTEWENGTSAGSPRDGLGQQLWSRVGRKHRPNCTFSWLCLALMGSLLLLLLALLLGIIISQLQSSRPAGPSSVTASTQHHDATITAPASTAEPMATVPPPATTPEPSCGGTLQGPEGSLSSPRYPAPYPPNTLCIWRIQVEDGLAIQLKIESLSLEGTRWCLFDRVELYEELGAASGSPWGGTSRFCGDVAPPTINTNSNRLRVTFVSDNSVGALGFTAHYRAILPSDKSCAWDEFFCDQGLCIHLGLVCDGFHDCTDKSDEANCSSRHKECGGSLTNLEGQFSTPSHPQPYPHQQLCLWQIAVPVGHVIDLQFHNFSLEWQEDCTFDFVEVHDSAGTDASSLLGRFCGSQLPPILTSSRHVMTVLFMADEGVAEDGFFATYRARNATEKTCSPSEFSCSNGECQARELVCDGWHDCLDESDEFNCTNVSPPSFESSCQQIQVEMCLGLSYNTTSFPNIWLTIPDQQGAATMLQDYKPPKHRCPRPCSAHCLPVSPQVLMELPCYQHLHLLICSLFVPKCTPDGGVLQPCRSVCLTAEQRCQQALSLLSILWPINCNVLPDSNDPVECFKP; this comes from the exons ATGAAGGACTTCACTGAAATCACGCTGTGCCCCGACAGGCTGGAGCAGAGTAAG ACGGAGTTTTACAATCCCATCTTCGAGAGTGAGGGGGCTGGCTGTGCACCCCCTACCCCACACCAGACAGAGTGGGAGAACgggaccagcgctggatcccccAGGGATGGCCTCG gccagcagctctggagcagggtgGGCAGGAAACACAGGCCCAACTGCACCTTCTCCTGGCTGTGCCTAGCACTGATGGGTTCCTTGCTCTTGCTGCTCCTCGCCTTGCTGCTGGGGATCATCATCTCCC AGCTGCAGTCCTCACGCCCGGCTGGACCCTCCTCTGTGACTGCATCCACTCAGCACCACGACGCCACCATCACGGCACCCGCTAGTACAGCCGAGCCCATGGCCACCGTGCCACCCCCAGCCACTACACCGGAGCCCT CCTgtggggggaccctgcagggcCCCGAAGGCTCCCTCAGCTCCCCCAGGTACCCTGCCCCCTACCCACCCAACACCCTGTGCATCTGGCGCATCCAGGTGGAGGATGGGCTGGCCATCCAACTGAAGATTGAGTCACTCAGCCTGGAGGGCACCAGGTGGTGCCTCTTTGACCGAGTGGAGCTGTACGAGGAGCTGGGGGCAGCTAGCGGCTCCCCTTGGGGAGGAACATCCAG GTTTTGTGGGGACGTGGCGCCCCCGACAATCAACACCAACTCCAACCGGTTGCGCGTCACCTTCGTCTCGGACAACagcgtgggtgctctggggttcaCCGCCCACTACCGTGCCATCCTGCCCAGCGACA aGAGCTGTGCCTGGGACGAGTTTTTCTGCGACCAGGGGCTCTGCATCCACCTGGGCCTTGTCTGTGACGGCTTCCATGACTGCACAGACAAGAGCGATGAAGCCAACTGCAGCTCGAGACACAAAG AATGTGGTGGGTCGCTGACCAACTTGGAGGGGCAGTTCTCCACCCCAAGCCACCCCCAGCCGTACCCGCATCAGCAG TTGTGTCTCTGGCAGATCGCCGTGCCCGTGGGCCATGTGATCGATCTGCAATTCCACAACTTCAGCCTGGAGTGGCAGGAGGACTGCACCTTCGACTTTGTGGAGGTGCACGACAGTGCAGGCACAGATGCCTCCAGCCTCTTGGGCAG GTTCtgtggctcccagctgccgcCCATCCTGACCTCCTCACGACACGTCATGACTGTCCTGTTCATGGCAGATGAGGGCGTGGCGGAGGACGGGTTTTTTGCCACCTACCGTGCCCGGAACGCCACGGAAA AAACGTGCAGCCCCTCGGAGTTCTCCTGCAGCAACGGGGAGTGCCAGGCGCGGGAGTTGGTGTGTGACGGCTGGCACGACTGCCTGGATGAGAGCGATGAATTCAACTGCACGAATGTCTCACCCCCCTCCTTTG agtccTCCTGCCAGCAGATCCAAGTGGAGATGTGCTTGGGCCTCAGCTACAACACCACCTCCTTCCCCAACATCTGGCTGACCATCCCAGACCAGCAGGGAGCGGCCACCATGCTCCAAGACTACAAG CCCCCCAAACATCGGTGCCCCAGGCCTTGTAGTGCTCACTGCCTCCCTGTCTCCCCACAGGTCCTGATGGAGCTCCCCTGCTACCAGCACCTGCACCTGCTGATATGCAGCCTCTTCGTGCCCAAGTGCACGCCGGACGGGGGCGTCCTGCAGCCCTGCCGCTCCGTGTGCCTGACGGCGGAGCAGCGCTGCCAGCAGGCCCTCAGCCTCCTCAGCATCCTCTGGCCCATCAACTGCAATGTCCTCCCCGACTCCAACGACCCTGTGGAGTGCTTCAAGCcgtga